The genomic interval TGCGGCTTCGATATATCCCGGCCAGTGGGCGATATCTTCTCCCATGGGGGTCAGGAAACGCAGGTTGGGGACGCCGTTGATGCGATAGCGGGCGGCAAGTTTCGGTTTTTGTTCGGAATTGATCCGCACCGGGATGAAATTCTGATTCACGTAGGCGGCGATCTCTTTGTCGATGAAGGTGCTCTGTTCCAGTTTGCGGCAATAGGTGCACCAATCCGTGTAAAAATAGAGCAGATATTTTCGGGAAGCATCCTGTCCGAATTTTTGCGCTTCGTCGAACGTGATCCAGTTGATGCCGTCGTTTGGCGCAGTGGATGCGCCGGTGCCGATGGGCAGGGTCCCAAAGGCGATGATCAATCCCAAACATATATAGACATAACGCTTCATAGGTCACTCCTTACTATCCGATATACGTCAGCAATCTGAATTTGTCGGTGATCAGCAATATGCCGGTAAGAATGAGAAGCATTCCGGCGGCGATGTTGATATACCGAATCGCTTTGGCGGCGCGGCGCACGAACGAGAAGAGAAAGTGGATGCCGATCGACAAAGCGATGAACGGCAAGGCCAGGCCGGCCGAATAAAGCGACAATAATCCGACGCCTTGGAGCACGGTATCCTGGTTGCCGGCCAAAATTAAAATGGATCCCAACATCGGTCCGATACACGGGCTCCAACCGGCGCCAAAGGCCATCCCGATCAAGACGGTGCCCAATAGGTGCACCGGTTTTCGGTCGATATGGGCTCGTTTTTCGATGTCCAGGGCGCGGATGCGCAGCACCCCCAGCAAATGGAGGCCAAGCAGGATGATCAGCACGCCGCCGGCAATTCTGAGATAGACCTTGGCGCCCTGGAGCAATCCGCTGAAATAGGCGGCCGTTGCCCCCAGCAGGATGAAAACGATGGAAAACCCGAACACGAAGGCCAATGTGCTGTACAGGACCTTCCGGCGCGCCCCGGCGCCTTCGGCCCGCGCCAACTCGTCTATGGATATCCCCGTAATGAATGAAAAATAAGACGGTACCAGGGGCAGGATACATGGCGAAAAAAAGGACAGCAGCCCGGCGAGGAGTGCGGCACTGTATTCGATCTCTTCAAACATGGGTGCAGGGTTTCATGTAATGGGTTATGGGAAACGGGTCATCTCGGCCTCTGGCCGGAACGCTCCATGGTAGGGGCGGCGGTCCGCGCACGGGCCATGACCAGCAAGGCGATGGTCAACAGCACGATGTCTCTGAGAAAGTCCAGGTACATCCGTCCGCTTGCGGTGCTGTCCAATGAAAAACAGCCGCAGGCGATATCCAGGCCGCGATAGGCATTAAAGCCCAGAGCGGACAGGAAAACGACGAGCATCGAGGCGATGACCAGCGCTCCGCCCCGCACCAGTCTGCCGGAAATCAGGCAGATGCCGCTGATCATTTCGAGCCATGGCAACAGCCATGCCACGCCATTGACCCAGGTGCCGGGCAGGATCTGATAATTGGCGATAGCCTGGGCAAATGCGGCCGGATCGAGGATTTTATCCCAACTGGCGTAAACAAAAATGGCCCCGAGAGCGACACGCCCGCTGACTTCCAGGGCTTTGGGCCAATGTTGCATCATGGGTGATACTTTTTTGAGCATATCTCTTGCTATCCCAAACGGACCGCTTCGCCCAGCTCCTTGGCCCGTAACGCAGCAGTCTCTACGGCGTTCATGAGGCTGGCGCGAACGCCTCCACGTTCCAATGCATGCAGTCCTGCAATGGTCGTGCCGCCTGGCGATGTGACCAGGTCCCTCAGTTGGCCGGGATGCATCTGGGTATCCAGGTGGAGTTTTGCGGCGCCCATCAATGTTTGGGCCGCCAGCAGCAGGGCTTCGTCTCTTGCCAACCCGACCTTGACGCCGGCGTCCGCCAGTGCATCCAACATGACAAAGACATAGGCCGGGCCGCTTCCGCTCAATCCGGTGACGCCGTCGAGAAGATGCTCGGATTGAACGATAATGCAGCGGCCGACCGAGTTGAAGATCGCCTGGGCCAGCTCGAGGTCCGCTTTTTGGGCGTGCTCCCCCGGTGCCACAGCCGTTGCGCCGGCTTCTACCGAAACACAGACATTGGGCATGGCGCGTACCAGGCGAAGCGGTTGTCTGGCCAACGCGGCAATGGCCTTGAGGGGCACCCCGGCGGCGATTGAAATGATCACCTTGTTGCCGTCCAATGCCGCCGCGGTCTCCTTGACGACCGCCCCCATGGTCTGGGGTTTAACGGCATAAACAATCACATCGCATTGCCTGGCCAGCTCAACGTTGTCCGCCACGGTCCGAATCGCATAGGTGGCTTGCAACTCGGCGCGTCGATCCTCGCGGGCATCCGAACAGAACAGTTGGCCGGGGGTCGACAGCCCACTGCGCAGCAATCCTTTGATCAGCGCTTCGCCCATGTTGCCGGCACCGATGAAGCCGATGTGTTGACCTTGAAGCATCTTGGGTGTCCTTATGGTTGTTTTTGTGGCACAATGTTTGCTTTTCTTGTCGGGTGCGATTTAAAGGCTACTTTAGGGCTTGCCGTTGGATTGTCAATAAAAAAACAGATGACCAGGGCGACGCAGATGCCTTGACCCTCGGGTATGATCCGGAGTATGAAAGACCCAAAACACTAAGGAGCGATTCTTGTACCCATTCCATATATCCGCATGCGAAGGTCAAATTCGGCCCTCATTCCGAAGGCTGTTCTGCAGCACCGTCATATTCGTTTTTCTTTGGGTGGGATTCTTCATCCTGCCTGCCCGCGCCGACGACATGTCCGATGCGTTCGGGGCCGAACCGGTCGGCCAGAGCGAAGCTGTGGAGAGCGGGCTGACCTATCTGCTCGACTATTGCGCCGATGCATCGAACGGTGCATCCATCGATGTTTCCCGAATTGACCCGCTGGTCGCATTTGTTCGCGATGCAGAAGAGATGGTCGCCCACACGCCGCGGCAACGCGATAACATCCATGGGGCTTTCATCGCCTATACCCTCGATCGTTCCATGCACGATGCCCTGCGCTACGCATACAATCAACAAATTCCGGAAGGCGCGATCAATGCCTCTTCGGTCCGCTATGCCCAATGGGAGCAGATTTCCGTTGGCGGCGCCGGTCCGCCCGAGTTGTGGAAGATGGTGAATGACCTGGCGCAGCCCAAGGTGGTCAGGGGCGTCGTACGGGAGATCATCTCCCCGGACCTGCACACCGGTGCCTACTATGAATATGGGCTCAATCGCGCCTTTTTGCTCTACCGACAGGAGAACTTGCGGGTGATGATCTCCATCTCCAGCCAGAACGGCGATTCCGAAGTGGGGAGAAAGGGATTTATCATCGGTGAGGACGAGAATTGGAACTATTTGTACACCGAGGAACCCGGCCTGGACAAAACCGGTCTGGGATGGGTGAAATCCAGAATTTACGATTTTTATTCCATATGCACCTATGTCGAGGACCTCGACCACCCCGGCAAGGTCAAAATCGGTATTTTTCAGTGGCTTGGCGCGGGCTGGGCGGGTTTCAACCTGGTGGAGTCACACCACATTCAAAAGGGTATGGTGCGACAGACATCCCAATTCAAGGCGCTGTTGGAATCGCAAAGAATACCAGCCGCCGTCACTCTCGAGCAGGTCTACCAGTCGCTCGCCCGAATCGATGAAGACACCCTGCGGGCGAAGGCGTTGACTGTTGTGCACCACATGCGCGACAAGGCGTTGTCCGATGATGATTTGAAGAATAAAAAGGCGATTGCAGAATTGGATCCAGAGGCCTATGTGGCCCGGATGGACAAAAGCGAGTTGATCAGTGAACTGATGCGGGAGTTCATGAAATTCAGTCTGGGTAAGGAGACGCCCTTGGCCTCTTCCTTCTGGGTATCGCTCGAGAAGCGTCCTTCGGATGGACCTCTGCCGCTGTCATAGCGTCTTGGTCTTGACTCCCATATCAGACAGGGCCTTGCTTTTTTCTCCCCTCATCAGGCGGATCAATTCCACCCTGGCGATATGTGGTTCGATCCCTTTGCGGTCGAGCACTTCCAGAAGCTGGCCGAAAAGCCGGCGTCGCTTCAATCCGGGTTGACTCAGGTCGCGGCGATCGTCGAAACAATCCAGCAGCCTGGCGCCGCAGGGGCAGTTGCGATAGAGTTCGACATTCGGCCGCCCTTCATCATCTGGACCACTTTTCGGATCATCTTTCACGCGCCGTGATGCCTCGATGTCGCGAATGTAGGCATCCAGGGTCTCATACCGGCGGCCGCAGACGGGGCATTGTTTGGGGAAGGCGGCGTCGGATAAGGCCTTCAGCCCATCGTAAAGTTTTAATGTGGTGTTCATGATTAAAATTTCAATTCCCTTCTGACGTTATCGAATATCACTCCCCAGAAAACTTGACGAGACGCTCTATATTCGACATCGGCCGAGAGGCGCAAGACTTGAGCCGCTCACTGAAGCCGGTCAGGAGAACCAAGGACATTCAGTCGTTCCAAGAAGCCGAGGATGATGCAACCCACGAAAAATCTTGACATATCATGACGTTTTCCACTATTCTGAGTCCCAAAACGTTTTGCCGGGAAAGGGTAACCATCGCATATGTACCCACTGGGTTATTTCATCGTCGCCGTGGCCAACATCCTGGATTTGGCCCTGGCGCTCTATTTTTGGGTTCTGCTCGCCCAGGTCGTTCTGTCCTGGGTCAATCCGTCCCCGCGCCACCCGCTGGCCGTGCGCGTGGTCAGGATTATCTACATGCTCACCGAACCCGTGCTTTACAAAATTCGGACACGCTTTCCGGTATCCTTCGGCGGTATCGATTTTTCACCCATGATCGTCTTGCTGGCGATCTATTTCCTCAGGTTTTTCCTCGTGCAGAGCCTGGTCCGTTTCGGGAGCAGCCTACTCTAGCGTGTCTGCAGGGAGAGGTCACATGACAATTACCGCAGTCGATATTCAACAACAACAATTTCGGGTTCGATTCAGGGGATTCGACATCCGCGAAGTCGATCGTTTCCTGGAACAGACGGCCGAAACGATCACTGCGTTGCAGGAAGAGAATATCAAGATCAAAGAGGAATTGCGGCGTCTGAAGATGGAGACCCAAGGCTACAAGGAGCGTGAAGAGACATTCAAGCGCGCCATGCTCAATTCCCAGAAGGTCTTGGAACAGATGAAGGAAAATGCACGCAAGTCGGCCGAGATCATCATTGCCGACGCGGAGGTCAAGGCTGAAAAGATCCTCAATCGCGCCCACAACCGCTTGTCTCAACTCCATGAAGACATTTCCGAGCTCAAACGCCAGCGGGTGCAAATCGAAGTTCAGATCCGTTCCGTCATCGACGCCCACAGCAAGTTGCTGGAGATGGGCAAGGAGAGCATGGATGCATTGGATGAATCCGATGACAAGGTGGCCGTCCTAAAACAACCGCCCAGCATTTTAAGCTAAACCCTCCCGCCCATTGGCCGATAATGAACAAAGAGCCGAACAGCCACCATTCGATGTGGGCTGTTATTCTCTGTAGCGTTTTAGTGCCCTTTCGCAGGTTAACCGGGCAATTCAACCAGGGAGTTGCGCATGGCCAAAATTGATGCTTTTTTCAAGCTGATGCACGAACAGAATGCCTCCGACTTGCACCTTATGGCAGGCCAACCGCCTGCCTTGCGCGTGCATGGCGACATCGAACGGGTCAAGTACAAAGTGCTTGACAACGACGGTCTGCGCGCCATGCTCTATGAAATCGCGGCCGAAGATAAGATCAAGACTTTTGAAGAGACCGGAGATGTGGACTTCGGTTATGAGATCCCCGGGCTGGCGCGATACCGCGCCAATTTTTTCATGCAGAAAAACGGAGTGGGGGCCGTGTTCAGGGAAATCCCCAGCACGATTCTCACCTGCGAGCAGTTGGGGTTGCCGTCGGTCATGGCCAAGTTGGCCAGCCTGCCGCGCGGCCTGGTCATCGTCACCGGACCGACCGGCAGTGGTAAATCCACGACCCTTGCGGCGATTATCGACGAGGCCAATCGAACCCGGGCCGATCACATCATCACCATCGAAGACCCAATCGAATTCGTTCATAAAAGCCAAGGGTGTCTGGTCAACCATCGTGAGGTGGGCATCCACACCAAGTCGTTCTCGGCAGCGTTGAGAGGCGCCCTGCGCGAAGACCCGGACATCATTCTGGTCGGCGAAATGCGCGATTTGACCACCATGAGCCTCGCCATCGAGGCGGCCTCCACCGGTCACCTGGTTTTTTCCACGCTGCATACGACCAGTGCGGCCAAAACCGTGGACCGTATTGTGGAAGTCTTCCCGGCCGAAGAGCAGGCCCAGATCCGTTCCACCCTGTCCGACGGGATTCGCGCCATCATTTCCCAGACCCTGTTTAAACGCATCGATAAAAAAGGGCGGATCCCGGCCCTGGAAATCCTGATCGCCACACCGGCGGTTCGCAACTTGATCCGGGAGGGCAAGTCGCACCAGATTCCATCCATGGTCCAAACCGGTAAAAAGTATGGGATGCAACTGCTCGATGATGCCATCATGGAGCTGTTCAACAAAGGCAGGATCAGCGCCGAGGATGCCTATACCAAGTCCAACGACAAGGGACGTTTCCGCCCGCTGCTCAAGTCGCCGCCGGTGGATTTTACCGAGGCTTAGGCCTTGCGCCCGGCGCGGGAGCGACCGGCTGAACTAAGTAGCGTCCGTCCGCAAATAGGCAAATTGGCCATTTGTGAATGGGCACTAAGGAGCAGGTCACATTAACACGGTGACCGGCGCCAGAGCGAAAGGCGCCGGTTGCAATGGGGACGGCCATGAAGAAGCAAGAGATCGATCACATCCTTACCCGAATGCTCGATTCACACAGCAACGTGTCGGACCTCAATTTGACGGTCGGCCGGCCGTTGCAGGTGGAAAGTTCCGGCGAGCTGTTGCCGGTCAGCACCAAGCCCCAGATCGACAGCCTGACACCGTTTCAGACCGAAATCGTGGCGCTGAATCTCATCGACGGCGATCGTCGTTTGACCGAGACGCTCCTGCAGACCGGATCTTGCGACCTTTCCTACGGCCTACCCGGCAAAGCGCGGTTCCGCGTGAATATTTTTTCCCAGTCCGGCCATTTGTCCATTGTCTTAAGACAGCTGGAGTCCAAGGTGCCGACGATCCGGGACATGCGGCTGCCGGAATCCTTCGTGGAAATGGGCCGGGAACTCAACGGCATCATCATCTTCACCGGCGCCACCGGCACCGGTAAAACCACATCGCTGGCGGCCATCCTGGAGGAGATCAACGAACAGCGTGCCGTTCATGTGGTGACGCTGGAAGACCCCATCGAATATCAGCATCCCCACAAGAAGGCGACCTTCAATCAACGTGAGCTGGGGCGGGATTACGATTCGTTCGCCAATGGGCTGCGGGCCGCCCTGCGCCAGGCACCGAAAGTGATTCTGGTCGGCGAAATGCGCGACCGGGAAACCGTCGAAATCGGTCTCACGGCCGCGGAAACAGGTCACCTGGTGCTGACCACTCTGCATACCGTGGACGCCGGGCAGACCATCAACCGCATCCTGGGTATGTTTACCAACGAAGAGGAAAAGCAGGTCCGCATCCGTCTGGCCGATACGGTTCGGTGGGTCGTCAGCCAGCGCCTGCTGCCCAAGATCGGCGGCGGCCGTGTGGCGGCCTTCGAAGTGCTGCGAAGCAACTTGAGAATCAAAGAGGCGATATTGAACGGCGAATCCGAAGGCAAGACTTATTACGAGATGATGCAGGCCGGGCGGCCCTTCGGCATGGTGACCTTCGACGACTATATCGTGGAGCTTTACGAGAAGGGGTTGATCACCCAGGAAACGGCATTGGCCTATTCATCGCACAAGGCCGTCACCAGCCGGGGTATTGACAAGGTGAAAAGCGCGAGGGGTGAGTCGACCACGGATATCAAAGATCTGGAACTCGATCGGGGGTATCATAAAAAAGCGTAGTTCCGGTGCGTTTCGTAAATGGTGGATGGCGTGATCGTATCGGTTGAGCATACTGTGCGGGCACGAACCGCGTTTGGCCCGCCCCAGGGAGCATTGGATTGAGATATGGAGATTATTTGCCAGAATTGCAACGGTAAGCTGAAGGTCGCCGACGATAAACTGCCGGAAGGCAAAACCGTCACGCTGAAATGCCCGCGTTGCCAGTCCAAGATCAGCGTCAATCGACCGGCCCAAAAGGCCGAGGCAGAGGATGGCGCCTTCGACGATTTGTTCGATTTTGACGAAGACGATGGCGAAGGGTACGACGCGTCTGAAAAGCCGTTCGACTTTATCGAAGAAGAAGGTAAAACGGCACTGGTCTGCGAGTCCGACACCCTGATCCGTGAAAAGATGCGACCCACTCTCGACCTGATGGAATACCACATCACCGAAACGCCCAACAGTCGTGAAGCGCTCAAGAAGATGCGCTACCACACGTATGATCTGGTGTTGCTCAACGAGTATTTCGACACCCGGGACCCGGATGCCAATCCAGTCCTCATCTATATCGAAAGACTGGCCATGGAGACGCGCCGCAACATGTTCGTGACGCTCCTGACCACCCGCTTCCGGACGATGGATCACATGACCGCTTTTCAAAAGAGCGTAAATATGATCGTGAACCTTCGCAACATCGATGATATCGACAAGATCCTGCAAAGAGGAATGGCCGATTACGGCCTGTTTTACAAAGTCTTTAAGGAATCATTGACCCGGTAGGCGCGTTGGGCCTACATAGGGTTGTCAACGCTTGGTACCTCTACCGTCAAACATCGATTGCCGACCCATGCCCAAGTCTAGCCATGTTGTTCAAGCCGCTGATAACCTTTTTATGGTCACCCTGCCGGTGGCCATCACCGGCTTTGCGGATTTCATCACTGCCTGGGTATGGACTGCCGGTCCGGTCGTCGTCGTGGATGTGGGGCCGTCATCGACCAACGGCCGGTTGCTCTCCGCATTGGCCGAACTCGGCGTGCGTCACCTCGATTTTATATTGTTGACCCATATCCACATCGATCATGCCGGCGGTATCGGCGGATTGGCGCGTGCATTTTCCGGGACGCCGGTGGTGTGCCATCCCAAGGCCGTGGAGCATCTGGTAGATCCGCAACGGTTGTGGGAAGGATCCGTCAAGACGCTGGGCGATGTGGCCCGCGCTTACGGCCCCATCGAACCGGTGCCAGGGGGGCAGGTGCTTCCCATGGATCGGTTCGAGGCCCAGGGCATTGTGCCCATTGCGACCCCCGGCCATGCCCCCCACCACTTCAGTTTTCTCATGGGCGATCTGCTCTTCGCCGGTGAGGCGGGCGGTGTCTGCCTTTCGCTGGAAAATGGGGAAGCCTACCTGCGTCCGGCCACACCGCCGCGATTTCGCATCCAGACCAGCCTCGACAGCATCGATCGACTCATCGCCCGTGCTCCCCGCCGGATCTGTTATGGGCATGTGGGAATGCGTTCGCAAGCCGTCGAGATGCTCGACCGCCAACGCGCCCAGCTCAAGCTGTGGTTGGAGAAGATCACGCCCTGGTATGAACGCCATCCACAGGGCGGTTCGGATCTGATGGAAGCCTGCCTGGAGGACCTGCTGGCCAGCGATCCGTCGCTGTCACGCTTCAATCAACTGTCGCCGGATGTCCGCAGCCGCGAGCGTTTTTTTCTGCTCAACAGCGTCCGAGGGTATTGGGGGTATCTTGCCGAGCAGTAGTCGGGCGGCTCCGTTGACCGCCCAGGCGGTATCGACATTTAGAGCCGATCGGCGATAATCTTCAGCCCGACCAGGGTCAGGTCGGATTCTACGGCTTCGATGCAGGTGGCTACATGCTGCATCAAAGGGGCCAGTCCTCCGGTGGCGATTACCTTGGGGCGGGTTCCCAGTTCGGCGGAAATACGCGCGATCATGCCATCGACCATCCCCGCATATCCATAGATGATGCCCGATTGAATGCTCGAAATGGTATCATTGCCGATCACGCTGGCCGGTTTTTTGAAGATCTCCACGCGTGGGAGCTTGGATGCCTTTGCAAACAGCGCTTCGGACGAGATGCCGATGCCGGGGCTGATGGCGCCTCCCAGGTATTCACCCTTTTCGGTGATGACATCGAAGGTGGTGGCCGTGCCGAAATCGATGACGATCAGGCTGGTACGATAGCGTTCGTAGGCCGCCACGGCGTTCACGATGCGATCGGCGCCCACCTCGTTGGGGTTGCTGTAGAGGATCGGCATTCCGGGATAGGATTTGGCATCGATCCAATGGGCGACCTGTTTCAGATATTTGCGGGCAAAGGCGTCCAGGATCGTCACCATGGGTGGGACGACACAGGAAACAACGGTCTTTTCGATCCTGGCGATGTCGATCCGGCTGCGCCCAAAGAGCCCGGCCGCCAGGAGGTTGAATTCATCCTCTGTCGTATTGCGTTCGGTACGGACCCGCCAGTTTTCGATGAGCGTGTCGCCATCGAAAACGCCCATGACGATATTGGTGTTGCCGACATCGATGACCAGCAGCATGCCACAATGCCCTTTCTAATATTGGATGATTGTTTTCAAGCGTTTCGGATGGCGTCCAGCATCGTCACCATTGCCTTGGTGTTGGCGACATTGTGAACCCGGACGATGTGGGCGCCATTGTTCACGGCCATGGCGATGGTCGCCTGGGTGCCGGTTTCGACCTCGGGCCGGTCCGCCGACAGCTCGGTCGCGGTCGCCCCGGACAAAATTTTACGAATAAAAGCCTTGCGGGACGTGCCGATCAAAATCGGCACGTCCAGCTCTTCGAAAACAGACAACCGCCGGATAATCTGTAAATTATGCGCGACGGTTTTTCCGAACCCGATGCCTGGATCGATGATGATTTTATCGGATGCGATACCGGCTTGCCTCGCCCTTCCGATGGCCGTTTTCAAGTACGCTTTCACTTCGCCGAGCAGATCGTCGTAAACCGGGTCGATTTGCATGGTGCGCGGGCGTCCTTTCATATGCATCAGGATCACCGGCACATCGTATTTTACCGCTACCGCAGCCATCTGATCGTCCATCTGCAGGGCGCTGATGTCGTTGACGATGGCGGCCCCCGCGGCCAAGGCCGCTTCGGCAACAGCGGCCTTGTTGGTGTCGATGGAGATGGGCACACCGATGCGTGTCGTCAGACGTTCAATCACCGGCATGACCCGATCGATTTCCGCCTGTGCGGACACGCCTTCGGAGTAGGGCCGGGTAGATTCACCCCCGATGTCGACAATATCGGCGCCCGCCTGGACCAGTCGTTCGGCTTGGCTCACGGCCGCTTCGGTGGAGTAGAATTGTCCACCGTCCGAAAACGAGTCGGGCGTGATATTGACAATGCCCATGATCGCCGTGCGATGCCCGAGTTCGAGATGAAAGCGGTTCCAGTGCAGGGTATAGTGTTTCATGGCGTTCTTAAAGTCTCGATGATGATCCCGGCCTCATGGGTTTCGCGGCGCGATCACTCCCCTGCGGGGTCCTCGATGTGGAGCTCCGGATCGGCTTCGCCCTGATCCTCCTTGGCCGACGGCAGGTTGGCGTCCGGTTTGATCGAAAGAATCAGCTCGTCGAGCTCCTTGCCAAGCACCGTCTCTTTTTCGAGCAACCGGTCAGCCAGGGCATGCAGGATAGTGATATGTTCACTCAGGACCGAATGGGCCTGCTGGTGGGCATTTTTTATCAGTCGCGTGATTTCCTTGTCGATTTTTTGGGCCGTGGCCTCTGAATAGTCACGGTGCTGTGCTATTTCGCGACCCAAAAAGACCTGCTCCTCACCCTGGGCATAGGACAACGGTCCCAGTTCCTCGCTCATTCCCCACTGGCGCACCATTTGTTGGGCCAGCTCCGTCGCTTGCTTGATATCGTTGGAAGCACCGGTGCTGATGCGATTGAAGACGATCTCTTCGGCCACTCGGCCGCCGAAGGCCACCGCCAGTTCGCTCTCGAGTTGATCTTTGTACTTGAAATCACGCTCTTCCGGCAGAAACCAGGTGACGCCGGCGGCGCGACCACGGGGGATGATGGTGATCTTGTTCACGGCATCGGTGTTGGGCAAAAAGCGTGCGACCAGCGCATGGCCGCCTTCATGATAGGCCGTGGTTTTGCGGTCCTCTTCGCGGATCACCTTGGACTTGCGCTCCAGACCCATATACACCTTGTCCTTGGCGTCTTCGAAGTCCACCATCTCCAGCTTTTCCTTGCCGCGCTTGGCGGCCAGCAACGCGGCCTCGTTGACCAGGTTCTCGAGGTCGGCACCGGAAAATCCGGGTGTGCCTTTGGCCAGATTGGTGGCATTGACATTTTGATCCACGGGCGTCTTTTTCATGTGAACCGAGAGGATTTTCTCGCGCCCCCGGATGTCGGGAAGATTGACCACCACCTGTCGGTCGAAGCGTCCCGGCCGCAGCAATGCCGGGTCGAGAACGTCGGGCCGGTTGGTGGCCGAGATGAGAATGACGCCTTCGTTGGACTCGAACCCGTCCATTTCCACCAGTAGTTGATTGAGGGTCTGTTCGCGTTCGTCGTGACCGCCGCCCAGACCGGCGCCGCGATGGCGGCCGACCGCATCGATTTCATCGATAAAAATAATGCAGGGCGCGTGCTTCTTGCCCTGGACAAATAGGTCGCGTACGCGCGAAGCGCCGACACCGACAAACATCTCCACGAAATCCGACCCGCTGATGCTGAAAAACGGCACCCCGGCCTCACCGGCGATGGCCCTGGC from Desulfatitalea tepidiphila carries:
- the folP gene encoding dihydropteroate synthase, with the protein product MKHYTLHWNRFHLELGHRTAIMGIVNITPDSFSDGGQFYSTEAAVSQAERLVQAGADIVDIGGESTRPYSEGVSAQAEIDRVMPVIERLTTRIGVPISIDTNKAAVAEAALAAGAAIVNDISALQMDDQMAAVAVKYDVPVILMHMKGRPRTMQIDPVYDDLLGEVKAYLKTAIGRARQAGIASDKIIIDPGIGFGKTVAHNLQIIRRLSVFEELDVPILIGTSRKAFIRKILSGATATELSADRPEVETGTQATIAMAVNNGAHIVRVHNVANTKAMVTMLDAIRNA
- the ftsH gene encoding ATP-dependent zinc metalloprotease FtsH, whose amino-acid sequence is MNPFYKNLALWCVITLMMIMLYKMFNAQNLTETPLGYSEFLAMVDENRVNEVTIQGQEISATDISGQKYRVYTPEDPDLIRNLRSKNISIKAKPPTESPWYNILISWFPMLVLIGVWIFFMRQMQSGGGKALSFGKSRARLMSDSQEKVTFEDVAGIDEAKEELSEVVDFLRDPKKFTRLGGRIPKGVLLMGPPGTGKTLLARAIAGEAGVPFFSISGSDFVEMFVGVGASRVRDLFVQGKKHAPCIIFIDEIDAVGRHRGAGLGGGHDEREQTLNQLLVEMDGFESNEGVILISATNRPDVLDPALLRPGRFDRQVVVNLPDIRGREKILSVHMKKTPVDQNVNATNLAKGTPGFSGADLENLVNEAALLAAKRGKEKLEMVDFEDAKDKVYMGLERKSKVIREEDRKTTAYHEGGHALVARFLPNTDAVNKITIIPRGRAAGVTWFLPEERDFKYKDQLESELAVAFGGRVAEEIVFNRISTGASNDIKQATELAQQMVRQWGMSEELGPLSYAQGEEQVFLGREIAQHRDYSEATAQKIDKEITRLIKNAHQQAHSVLSEHITILHALADRLLEKETVLGKELDELILSIKPDANLPSAKEDQGEADPELHIEDPAGE